The proteins below come from a single Halostagnicola larsenii XH-48 genomic window:
- a CDS encoding class I SAM-dependent methyltransferase gives MAETTVTTEQKPIALVKRAVELYRDGGSERLKRGAEEYLRVNTPLLEKPRYQDRRIDNEQRWKRIESHIEPEHDSLLDIGCAEGFFCVRAAERGLQPVGIDSDEKSIRTARERGSDGDVSFRAAEITPETVAELPASDVVLFLTVHHHWVSAFGFESAAAMIRTLCAKSELFVYEPPGDRYLGSETNDVAQELSQYYTDLLRAIVGEDIRIVADYTSPYTGAGREDPIIIVDTSDFEGVNGE, from the coding sequence ATGGCTGAGACGACCGTCACCACGGAGCAAAAGCCGATCGCACTGGTCAAACGCGCCGTCGAACTCTACCGCGATGGCGGCTCGGAGCGGCTCAAACGCGGGGCGGAAGAATATCTCCGGGTAAACACTCCGTTGCTCGAGAAACCGCGGTATCAAGACCGGCGAATCGACAACGAACAGCGCTGGAAGCGCATCGAGTCCCACATCGAACCCGAGCACGATTCGCTGCTCGACATCGGCTGTGCGGAGGGGTTCTTTTGTGTTCGAGCGGCCGAACGCGGGCTTCAGCCCGTCGGGATCGATTCTGACGAGAAATCGATCAGAACCGCCAGAGAGAGGGGTTCTGACGGCGACGTGTCGTTCCGAGCGGCCGAGATCACACCGGAGACGGTCGCCGAGTTGCCCGCGTCCGATGTCGTCCTGTTTCTGACGGTTCACCACCACTGGGTCAGCGCGTTCGGTTTCGAGTCGGCTGCGGCGATGATTCGGACGCTGTGTGCCAAATCCGAGTTGTTCGTCTACGAGCCCCCAGGTGATCGATATCTCGGAAGCGAAACCAACGACGTAGCGCAGGAGCTCTCGCAGTACTACACGGACCTCCTTCGAGCCATCGTCGGCGAGGATATTCGAATCGTTGCTGACTACACGTCGCCGTACACGGGTGCCGGGCGCGAGGATCCGATCATCATCGTCGACACCAGCGACTTCGAGGGCGTGAACGGTGAATAA
- a CDS encoding class I SAM-dependent methyltransferase, which produces MEVPCVRVPSEAGEQTRQTLADADLIDDEYEISVEDGVLYIPVTETTGVPADLDVVSRAVPERETQTRPADLLGFEPSYERLGTAALLDEDDDGRAREIARAIVESELPLETVLNKASKVKGETRTRDWEVLKGEGTETVHREYGATFELDLAEVYFSPRLATERHRVAEQVSSGEQAFDMFAGVGPFVVPFAKRGATCVGVDINETAIEYLRENARKNGVEDRISGICGDVRTVAPEYEEWADRLVMNLPHSADEFLDSAVQIAGEECMLHYYDIQHEDDPFGPGARAIREAAEPKYSVTVENRRVVRSYAPHELNVCLDVRLER; this is translated from the coding sequence ATGGAAGTGCCGTGTGTCCGCGTGCCCAGCGAGGCGGGTGAGCAGACGCGCCAGACGCTCGCGGACGCGGACCTGATCGACGACGAGTACGAAATTTCCGTCGAGGATGGCGTGCTCTATATCCCAGTCACCGAGACTACTGGGGTTCCCGCGGATCTGGACGTCGTCTCTCGAGCGGTTCCCGAACGGGAGACGCAGACGCGACCGGCGGATCTGTTGGGTTTCGAGCCGTCCTACGAACGACTCGGAACGGCCGCGCTGCTCGACGAGGACGACGACGGGAGAGCGCGGGAGATTGCGCGCGCGATCGTCGAGTCGGAACTACCCCTCGAGACGGTCCTCAACAAAGCCTCGAAGGTCAAAGGCGAGACGCGGACGCGCGACTGGGAGGTCCTCAAGGGCGAGGGGACCGAGACGGTCCACCGCGAATACGGCGCGACCTTCGAACTCGACCTCGCCGAGGTGTACTTCTCGCCGCGGCTGGCGACCGAACGCCACCGCGTCGCCGAGCAGGTCTCGTCGGGCGAGCAGGCTTTCGACATGTTCGCCGGCGTCGGACCGTTCGTCGTCCCGTTCGCGAAACGCGGCGCAACTTGCGTCGGCGTAGATATCAACGAGACGGCAATCGAGTATCTGCGCGAAAACGCCAGGAAGAACGGCGTCGAGGATCGTATCAGCGGAATCTGCGGGGACGTCCGCACCGTCGCGCCGGAGTACGAAGAGTGGGCCGACCGACTCGTGATGAACCTCCCCCACAGTGCCGACGAATTCCTCGACTCTGCGGTCCAGATCGCGGGCGAGGAGTGCATGCTTCATTACTACGACATCCAGCACGAAGACGATCCGTTCGGCCCCGGAGCGCGAGCGATTCGCGAGGCCGCTGAGCCGAAGTATTCCGTCACCGTCGAGAACCGTCGGGTGGTTCGATCCTACGCGCCCCACGAACTCAACGTCTGTCTGGACGTGCGACTCGAGCGGTGA
- a CDS encoding Rieske (2Fe-2S) protein: MERLTTVETVHEEGSWLFTVTDRHGEREEVILVPCEDSVEESSTSSQPGADDDVEAWINRCTHEAQRFDTGRGVPMRDGQIICPRHGSLFDSCSGYCDNGEAADTTLPAVDITVHTDGTVFLTDDDATFAHEGGIDDDGGPDSTSHISL, encoded by the coding sequence ATGGAGCGACTCACGACCGTCGAGACGGTCCACGAGGAAGGCTCGTGGCTGTTTACGGTCACTGACAGGCACGGCGAGCGCGAGGAAGTGATCCTCGTCCCCTGCGAAGACAGTGTCGAGGAGAGTTCGACAAGCAGTCAGCCTGGGGCTGACGATGACGTCGAGGCGTGGATCAACCGCTGTACGCACGAAGCCCAGCGCTTCGATACGGGCCGGGGCGTGCCGATGCGAGACGGCCAGATCATCTGCCCGCGCCACGGCTCGCTTTTCGACTCCTGCTCGGGGTACTGCGACAACGGAGAGGCGGCCGACACGACGCTGCCAGCCGTCGATATCACGGTCCATACCGATGGGACTGTCTTTCTCACCGACGACGATGCGACGTTCGCCCACGAAGGGGGTATCGATGACGACGGCGGCCCGGACTCGACGTCGCACATCTCGCTCTGA
- the dph5 gene encoding diphthine synthase — protein MLTFIGLGLYDERSITVEGRDALRDADRVFAEFYTSTLLGTTVEELEDHHDVSIEVRDRAGVEQRPDDIIEAAETESVAFLTAGDTMISTTHVDLRLRAHDRGIETRIIHGVTAQTATSALTGLQNYRFGTATTLPFPYAHGADGLPASVTNTIDANREAGSHTVVYLDIKVDNEAATQRVEDDEAVAEYMTADVGAELLAEEYPDLVGVVVARAGSPDPLVEAGTMTELAEREFGDPLHLLVIPGDCHLLEADALVELAGADREALDIV, from the coding sequence ATGCTCACGTTCATCGGTCTCGGTCTCTACGACGAACGCTCGATCACCGTCGAGGGGCGGGACGCGCTTCGGGACGCAGACCGCGTCTTCGCGGAGTTTTACACCAGTACGCTTCTCGGCACGACGGTCGAGGAACTCGAGGACCACCACGACGTCTCGATCGAGGTCCGCGACCGCGCGGGCGTCGAGCAACGACCCGATGACATCATAGAGGCCGCCGAGACCGAATCGGTCGCCTTCCTGACCGCGGGCGATACGATGATCTCGACGACTCACGTCGATCTCAGACTCCGGGCACACGACCGCGGTATCGAGACACGGATTATCCACGGCGTGACGGCCCAGACGGCTACAAGCGCCCTGACTGGGCTCCAGAACTACCGCTTCGGAACCGCGACCACGCTCCCGTTCCCGTACGCCCACGGAGCCGACGGGCTTCCGGCGAGCGTGACGAACACGATCGACGCGAACCGCGAGGCGGGCAGCCACACCGTCGTCTACCTCGACATCAAAGTCGACAACGAGGCTGCGACCCAGCGCGTCGAGGACGACGAGGCGGTGGCCGAGTACATGACCGCCGACGTCGGCGCGGAGCTGCTCGCCGAGGAGTACCCCGACCTCGTCGGCGTCGTCGTCGCTCGAGCGGGAAGTCCCGATCCGCTCGTCGAAGCCGGAACGATGACCGAGCTCGCGGAGCGGGAGTTCGGCGACCCGCTCCACCTGCTCGTGATCCCCGGGGACTGTCACCTGCTCGAGGCCGACGCGCTGGTCGAACTCGCCGGTGCGGATCGCGAAGCGTTGGATATCGTCTAA
- a CDS encoding isocitrate/isopropylmalate dehydrogenase family protein, protein MTHEIAVIPGDGIGQEVTPAAVEVLESLEIDFEFHEADAGDRVKEITGEALPEETYELAASADATLFGAAGETAADVILPLREAVDSFVNIRPAKAYPGIDAVRPETDLVFLRENTEGVYAGHEDRLSEDVATLTRVVTQSASRDLGEFACEYVEDGDHDGFTIAHKANVMRETDGVFRDTIESVADEQGVDTDEVLMDAFATKVCLDPEQFDVVVCPNLAGDVLSDLAAGLVGGLGLLPSANIGPERGLFEPVHGTAPDIAGEGVANPAATIISAAMLLEYLGHDEEAAAVQNAVETTLENGPRTPDLGGEASTEDVTTAIIDNL, encoded by the coding sequence ATGACTCACGAGATCGCTGTCATCCCCGGCGACGGAATCGGGCAGGAAGTAACCCCGGCGGCAGTCGAGGTGCTCGAGTCCCTCGAGATCGACTTCGAGTTCCACGAGGCGGACGCGGGCGACCGCGTCAAGGAGATTACGGGCGAGGCGTTGCCCGAGGAGACCTACGAACTGGCGGCGTCGGCGGACGCGACGCTGTTCGGCGCGGCCGGCGAGACGGCTGCGGACGTTATTCTCCCGCTCCGAGAGGCGGTCGATTCGTTCGTGAACATTCGCCCGGCGAAAGCCTATCCGGGTATCGACGCCGTGCGCCCGGAGACGGATCTGGTCTTCCTCCGCGAGAACACCGAAGGCGTCTACGCCGGCCACGAGGATCGGCTCTCGGAAGACGTTGCGACGCTCACGCGGGTCGTCACGCAGTCGGCCTCGAGAGACCTCGGCGAGTTCGCCTGCGAGTACGTCGAAGACGGCGATCACGACGGCTTTACGATCGCCCACAAGGCGAACGTCATGCGCGAAACCGATGGCGTCTTCCGGGACACGATCGAGTCGGTGGCCGACGAGCAGGGCGTCGACACCGACGAGGTGCTGATGGACGCGTTCGCGACGAAGGTCTGTCTCGACCCCGAGCAGTTCGACGTCGTCGTCTGTCCGAACCTCGCGGGCGACGTGCTCTCGGATCTGGCCGCGGGGCTGGTCGGCGGACTCGGATTGCTCCCCTCGGCCAACATCGGCCCGGAGCGCGGGCTGTTCGAACCTGTCCACGGAACCGCACCGGACATCGCCGGCGAGGGCGTCGCGAACCCGGCCGCGACGATCATCTCCGCCGCGATGTTGCTCGAGTATCTCGGCCACGACGAGGAGGCTGCGGCGGTTCAGAACGCGGTCGAGACGACCCTCGAGAACGGGCCGCGGACGCCCGATCTCGGCGGCGAAGCCTCGACTGAGGACGTGACGACGGCGATCATCGACAACCTCTAA
- the leuD gene encoding 3-isopropylmalate dehydratase small subunit, with protein sequence MSDDVDIPEVKYASGSGVPIQGNDIDTDQIIPARFMKVVTFDGLGEFAFFDLRFDEDDNQKDHPFNEERYQDSSVMVVNSNFGCGSSREHAPQALMRWGIDAIIGESFAEIFAGNCLALGIPTVTADTETIQELQAWVDDNPDGEIEVDVEDETVTYGDERIDVTVDDAQRKALVDGIWDTTALMKSNAGEVQKKADELPYVDDSAISS encoded by the coding sequence ATGAGCGACGATGTCGACATTCCGGAAGTCAAGTACGCTTCCGGATCCGGCGTCCCGATTCAGGGCAACGACATCGACACTGACCAGATCATTCCCGCCCGATTCATGAAGGTCGTCACCTTCGACGGCCTGGGCGAGTTCGCGTTCTTCGACCTGCGGTTCGACGAGGACGACAACCAGAAGGACCACCCGTTCAACGAGGAGCGCTACCAGGACTCCTCGGTGATGGTCGTCAACAGCAACTTCGGCTGTGGCTCCTCGAGAGAGCACGCACCCCAGGCGCTGATGCGCTGGGGGATCGACGCGATCATCGGCGAGAGCTTCGCCGAGATTTTCGCCGGCAACTGTCTGGCGCTCGGCATTCCGACCGTCACCGCGGACACCGAGACGATCCAGGAACTGCAGGCCTGGGTCGACGACAACCCCGACGGAGAGATCGAGGTCGACGTCGAAGACGAGACGGTTACCTACGGCGACGAGAGGATCGACGTCACCGTCGACGACGCCCAGCGGAAGGCGCTGGTCGACGGCATCTGGGATACGACGGCGCTGATGAAATCGAACGCCGGCGAGGTCCAGAAAAAGGCAGACGAACTGCCCTACGTGGACGATTCGGCCATCTCGTCGTAG
- the leuC gene encoding 3-isopropylmalate dehydratase large subunit, whose translation MSEGTLYDKVWDRHKVTTLPTGQDQLFVGLHLIHEVTSPQAFGMLEERDLEVAYPELTHATVDHIVPTADQSRPYKEDSAEEMMSELEQNVRDAGIEFSDPTTGDQGIVHVIGPEQGLTQPGKTIVCGDSHTSTHGAFGALAFGIGTSQIRDVLATGTIAMEKQKVRKIEITGELDDGVEAKDIILEIISQLGTEGGVGYVYEYAGEAIESLGMEGRMSICNMSIEGGARAGYVNPDETTYEWLEETDYFQENPEKFEELKPYWESISSDDDAEYDDVVTIDGSELEPVVTWGTTPGQGIGISEPIPAPEDLPADKADTAERAQEHMRVEPGETMDGYDIDVAFLGSCTNARLPDLRRGAEIVEGRQVDDDVRALVVPGSQRVQETAEKEGLKDIYEEAGFEWRNAGCSMCLGMNEDQLEGDEACASSSNRNFVGRQGSKDGRTVLMNPRMVAAAAITGEVTDVRELKEVSTA comes from the coding sequence ATGAGCGAGGGAACACTCTACGACAAGGTGTGGGATCGACACAAAGTTACGACGCTACCGACCGGACAGGATCAACTGTTCGTCGGATTGCACCTCATTCACGAGGTCACCAGTCCGCAGGCCTTCGGCATGCTCGAGGAGCGAGACCTCGAGGTCGCCTACCCCGAACTGACCCACGCGACGGTCGATCACATCGTTCCGACGGCCGACCAGTCCCGTCCCTACAAGGAGGACTCGGCCGAGGAAATGATGTCCGAACTCGAGCAGAACGTCCGCGACGCGGGCATCGAGTTCTCGGATCCGACGACGGGCGATCAGGGGATCGTCCACGTCATCGGGCCGGAGCAGGGACTCACCCAACCCGGCAAGACCATCGTCTGCGGGGACTCCCATACGAGCACCCACGGCGCGTTCGGCGCGCTGGCGTTTGGTATCGGGACCTCACAGATCCGCGACGTCCTCGCGACGGGGACCATCGCGATGGAGAAACAGAAAGTCCGCAAGATCGAGATTACGGGTGAACTCGACGACGGCGTCGAGGCCAAAGACATCATCCTCGAGATCATCAGTCAGCTGGGCACCGAAGGCGGCGTCGGCTACGTCTACGAGTACGCCGGCGAAGCCATCGAGAGCCTCGGCATGGAGGGTCGGATGTCGATCTGTAACATGTCCATCGAGGGCGGCGCTCGCGCGGGCTACGTCAACCCCGACGAGACCACCTACGAGTGGCTCGAGGAGACCGATTACTTCCAGGAGAACCCCGAGAAGTTCGAGGAACTGAAACCCTACTGGGAGTCGATCTCGAGCGACGACGACGCCGAGTACGACGACGTCGTCACCATCGACGGCTCGGAGCTCGAGCCGGTCGTCACCTGGGGAACGACCCCCGGCCAGGGAATCGGGATTTCGGAGCCGATCCCCGCGCCGGAGGACCTTCCCGCGGACAAAGCCGACACGGCAGAACGCGCCCAAGAACACATGCGCGTCGAGCCGGGCGAGACGATGGACGGCTACGACATCGACGTCGCCTTCCTCGGCTCGTGTACGAACGCCCGACTGCCCGACCTCCGACGCGGTGCCGAGATCGTCGAGGGCCGACAGGTCGACGACGACGTTCGCGCGCTGGTCGTCCCCGGCAGTCAGCGCGTACAGGAGACGGCGGAGAAAGAGGGCCTCAAGGACATCTACGAGGAAGCCGGCTTCGAGTGGCGAAACGCCGGCTGTTCGATGTGTCTGGGCATGAACGAGGACCAACTCGAGGGCGACGAGGCCTGTGCCTCCTCCTCGAATCGGAACTTCGTCGGCCGGCAGGGAAGCAAGGACGGCCGCACCGTCCTGATGAACCCGCGGATGGTCGCCGCGGCGGCGATCACCGGAGAGGTTACTGACGTGCGCGAACTGAAGGAGGTGTCGACCGCATGA
- the ilvC gene encoding ketol-acid reductoisomerase: MTDEFTTEIYYEEDVDESQLTNSTVAVLGYGSQGHAHALNLHESGVDVIVGLRENSSSREPARAEGLEVATAAEAAKQADIVSVLVPDTVQPAVYEEIEPHLEEGDTLQFAHGFNIHYNQIQPPEHVDVTMIAPKSPGHLVRRNYERGEGTPGLLAVYQDTTGDAKERALAYAKGIGCARAGVVETTFREETETDLFGEQAVLCGGIAELIKVGYETLVDAGYSEEMAYFECMNEMKLIVDLMYEGGLGAMWDSVSDTAEYGGLTRGDEIIDDTARANMEEVLEQVQNGEFATEWVAENQANRPVYTQLNQAEKNHEIEEVGERLRALFAWEGEGEETEDEDEKTRVQAD; encoded by the coding sequence ATGACTGACGAATTTACCACCGAAATCTATTACGAAGAAGACGTAGACGAATCGCAACTCACAAACTCGACCGTCGCCGTGCTCGGCTACGGCAGTCAGGGCCACGCCCACGCGCTGAACCTCCACGAGAGTGGGGTCGACGTGATCGTCGGCCTTCGCGAAAATTCCTCCTCGCGAGAGCCGGCACGCGCGGAAGGACTCGAGGTCGCGACCGCCGCCGAGGCGGCGAAGCAGGCCGACATCGTGTCCGTGCTGGTTCCTGATACGGTCCAGCCGGCGGTCTACGAGGAGATCGAACCGCACCTTGAGGAAGGCGACACGCTCCAGTTCGCCCACGGATTTAACATCCACTACAACCAGATCCAGCCGCCAGAACACGTCGACGTGACGATGATCGCGCCCAAATCGCCGGGCCACCTGGTTCGGCGCAACTACGAGCGCGGCGAGGGAACCCCCGGACTGCTCGCAGTCTACCAGGACACGACCGGCGACGCGAAGGAACGCGCACTCGCGTACGCGAAGGGGATCGGCTGCGCTCGAGCGGGCGTCGTCGAAACGACGTTCCGCGAGGAGACCGAAACCGACCTCTTCGGCGAGCAGGCCGTCCTCTGTGGCGGTATCGCCGAGCTGATCAAGGTCGGCTACGAGACGCTCGTCGACGCCGGCTACAGCGAGGAGATGGCCTACTTCGAGTGCATGAACGAGATGAAGCTCATCGTCGACCTGATGTACGAGGGCGGCCTCGGCGCGATGTGGGATTCGGTCTCCGACACCGCCGAGTACGGCGGGCTCACCCGCGGCGACGAGATCATCGACGACACCGCTCGAGCCAACATGGAGGAAGTGCTCGAGCAGGTTCAAAACGGCGAGTTCGCGACCGAGTGGGTCGCGGAGAACCAGGCCAACCGGCCGGTCTACACGCAGTTGAACCAGGCCGAGAAGAACCACGAAATCGAGGAGGTCGGCGAGCGGCTCCGCGCCCTCTTCGCGTGGGAAGGCGAGGGAGAAGAGACAGAAGACGAGGACGAGAAAACGCGCGTCCAGGCGGACTAA
- the ilvN gene encoding acetolactate synthase small subunit: MTGGLDGPAPDERPRPAGRRTAQGIRVDPEVEAEHEPRRTVISTLVEHEPGVLSDVSGLFSRRQFNIESLTVGPTDDEDRARITLVVEEPDPGIEQIKKQLRKLVPVVSVRELEPDAMRRELALVKVNAMRPDQVAAVAEMYGGKTVDASPETATIEITGSDQKIAAAIEAFSQFGIREISRTGTTALARGMTDTARETPPEESAQQTNPQQPHADDD, translated from the coding sequence ATGACCGGCGGACTCGATGGGCCAGCTCCAGACGAGCGCCCAAGGCCGGCTGGTCGACGCACCGCACAGGGGATCCGCGTCGACCCCGAAGTGGAGGCCGAACACGAACCGCGCCGAACTGTGATCTCGACGCTCGTCGAGCACGAACCCGGCGTGCTCTCGGACGTCTCGGGGCTGTTCTCGAGGCGGCAGTTCAACATCGAGAGCCTGACGGTCGGCCCCACCGACGACGAGGACCGAGCGCGGATCACCCTCGTCGTCGAGGAACCCGATCCCGGCATCGAACAGATCAAGAAACAACTCCGGAAGCTCGTCCCGGTCGTCTCGGTTCGCGAACTCGAGCCCGACGCGATGCGGCGCGAACTCGCGCTCGTGAAAGTCAACGCGATGCGTCCCGATCAGGTCGCCGCCGTCGCGGAGATGTACGGCGGCAAAACCGTCGACGCCTCGCCCGAGACGGCGACCATCGAGATCACCGGCAGCGATCAGAAGATCGCCGCGGCGATCGAAGCGTTCAGCCAGTTCGGCATTCGCGAGATTTCCCGAACCGGGACGACGGCGTTAGCGCGAGGGATGACCGATACCGCTCGCGAAACACCACCGGAGGAATCGGCACAGCAAACGAACCCACAACAACCACACGCAGACGATGACTGA
- the ilvB gene encoding biosynthetic-type acetolactate synthase large subunit: MSERASSITSPTETDDPETGEQHADESTAADTSTQATEDDIEQAPVATGAQSVIRALENAGVEYAFGVQGGAIMPVYDALYDSDIYHVTMAHEQGAAHAADAYGIVSGEPGICLATSGPGATNLVTGIADADMDSDPMVALTGQVARDFVGNDAFQETDTTGVTTPVTKDNTFANDPDTVGSDVSEAFALAREGRPGPTLVDLPKDVTNADTNREPDEPKVPDTYEVQEQADPEIVEQAARRIENSSKPALLLGGGVIKGEASEACREFAIEHEIPVITTMPGIGSFPEDHELSMEMAGMHGTGYANMAITHCDTLIGIGTRFDDRLTGGIETFAPDAELIHIDIDPAEISKNIHADYPLIGDAETVVTQLSEEMETSPQATKWRAQCQQWKSDYSMAYDAPEDRPVQPEFVVEALDEATSDRAVVTTGVGQHQMWACQYWTYTEPRTWVSSHGLGAMGYGLPSAIGARIAADDDQEVVCIDGDGSFLMTLQGLSVAVRENLDITVVVLNNEYIGMVRQWQDAFFEGRHSASEYNWMPEFDKLAEAFGARGFRIDEYDEVADTIEEALSYDGPSVIDAHIDPQANVYPMVPSGGDNGQFALAEDQL, encoded by the coding sequence ATGAGCGAACGCGCTTCCTCGATCACATCACCGACCGAAACGGACGATCCAGAAACAGGGGAACAGCACGCAGACGAATCGACGGCGGCGGACACGTCGACGCAAGCGACCGAGGACGATATCGAGCAAGCGCCCGTCGCGACGGGCGCACAGTCGGTTATCCGAGCCCTCGAGAACGCGGGCGTCGAGTACGCCTTCGGCGTGCAAGGCGGCGCGATCATGCCCGTCTACGACGCGCTGTACGATTCGGATATCTACCACGTGACGATGGCCCACGAACAGGGGGCCGCCCACGCGGCGGACGCCTACGGCATCGTCTCGGGCGAACCGGGCATCTGCCTGGCGACCTCGGGACCGGGTGCGACGAACCTCGTCACGGGAATCGCGGACGCCGATATGGATTCGGACCCAATGGTCGCGCTGACGGGACAGGTCGCTCGAGATTTCGTCGGCAACGACGCGTTCCAAGAGACCGACACCACCGGCGTCACGACGCCAGTGACCAAGGACAACACGTTCGCGAACGATCCGGACACGGTCGGCTCGGACGTGAGCGAAGCGTTCGCGCTCGCACGGGAAGGGCGGCCGGGACCGACCCTGGTCGACCTCCCGAAGGACGTGACGAACGCAGACACCAACCGCGAACCCGACGAGCCGAAAGTCCCGGACACCTACGAGGTCCAAGAGCAAGCCGATCCCGAAATCGTCGAGCAAGCCGCACGACGGATCGAGAACTCGAGCAAGCCCGCCTTGCTACTCGGCGGCGGCGTCATCAAGGGCGAGGCCAGCGAGGCCTGTCGCGAGTTCGCGATCGAACACGAGATCCCGGTCATCACGACGATGCCGGGCATCGGCTCGTTCCCGGAAGATCACGAGCTATCGATGGAGATGGCCGGCATGCACGGCACCGGCTACGCCAACATGGCGATCACTCACTGTGACACTCTGATCGGCATCGGAACGCGCTTCGACGACCGCCTGACCGGCGGCATCGAGACGTTCGCGCCCGACGCCGAACTGATCCACATCGATATCGATCCGGCGGAGATTTCGAAGAACATCCACGCGGACTATCCGCTGATCGGCGACGCAGAGACGGTCGTCACCCAGCTGTCCGAGGAGATGGAGACCTCGCCGCAGGCGACGAAGTGGCGAGCCCAGTGCCAGCAGTGGAAATCCGACTACTCGATGGCCTACGACGCCCCGGAGGATCGGCCGGTCCAGCCGGAGTTCGTCGTCGAAGCGCTCGACGAGGCGACCAGCGACCGCGCGGTCGTGACCACCGGCGTCGGCCAACACCAGATGTGGGCCTGCCAGTACTGGACCTACACCGAACCGCGCACGTGGGTCTCGAGTCACGGACTCGGTGCGATGGGCTACGGCCTGCCGTCGGCCATCGGCGCGCGCATCGCCGCCGACGACGATCAAGAGGTCGTCTGCATCGACGGCGACGGCTCGTTCCTGATGACGTTACAGGGACTTTCGGTCGCAGTTCGTGAGAACCTCGATATCACCGTCGTGGTGCTCAACAACGAGTACATCGGGATGGTTCGACAGTGGCAGGACGCCTTCTTCGAGGGTCGCCATTCCGCCTCCGAGTACAACTGGATGCCCGAGTTCGACAAACTCGCGGAAGCGTTCGGTGCGAGAGGCTTCCGGATCGACGAGTACGACGAGGTCGCAGACACCATCGAGGAGGCGCTTTCCTACGACGGGCCGTCCGTTATCGACGCGCATATCGATCCGCAGGCGAACGTCTACCCGATGGTTCCAAGCGGCGGTGACAACGGCCAGTTCGCGCTGGCGGAGGACCAGCTATGA